From a single Seriola aureovittata isolate HTS-2021-v1 ecotype China chromosome 18, ASM2101889v1, whole genome shotgun sequence genomic region:
- the LOC130186795 gene encoding secretory carrier-associated membrane protein 1-like → MSDFDSNPFADPDLSSPFQDPSVTQVRQAAPPGLEEYNPFTDAKPAPAGTAPKAAAPTINTQPAIMKPTEEPPAYSQPQAQGQTRAAAELLRRQEELERKAAELDRREREMQSLSASGGRKNNWPPLPEKFPVGPCFYHDITVDIPVEFQKTVKIMYYLWMFHTGTLLANMVGCLAWFCVDATRGVDFGLSILWLLLFTPCSFVCWYRPLYAAFRSDSSFRFFIFFFVYISQFAIYVIQCIGIAGWGASGWISALTGLNRSIPVGIIMILIAALFTSLAVMSLIMFKKVHAMYRTTGASFEKAQQEFATGVMTNKTVQTAAANAATRAAQGNFKEQI, encoded by the exons ATGTCGGATTTCGACAGCAACCCGTTCGCGGACCCGGACCTCAGCAGCCCGTTTCag gaTCCATCAGTGACCCAAGTAAGACAGGCGGCTCCTCCTGGGCTGGAGGAGTACAATCCCTTCACAGATGCCAAACCA GCGCCTGCGGGTACGGCGCCCAAGGCTGCTGCACCCACCATCAACACACAACCCGCCATCATGAAGCCCACAGAGGAGCCTCCGGCCTACTCGCAGCCTCAGGCGCAG gggcaGACGCGAGCAGCTGCTGAGCTCCTGAGGcgacaggaggagctggagaggaagGCTGCAGAGCTGGACCGCcgggagagagagatgcagtCACTCAGTGCTTCAGGAG gCAGGAAAAACAACTGGCCCCCCCTCCCGGAGAAGTTCCCCGTGGGCCCCTGTTTCTACCACGACATTACTGTGGACATCCCTGTAGAGTTTCAGAAGACGGTCAAGATCATGTACTACCTCTGGATGT ttcaCACTGGGACGCTGCTGGCTAACATGGTGGGCTGCCTGGCCTGGTTCTGTGTGGATGCAACACGCGGGGTGGACTTCGGCTTGTCCATCCTCTGGCTGCTGCTCTTCACCCCCTGCTCGTTCGTCTGTTGGTACAGACCGCTTTACGCAGCGTTCAG gaGTGACAGCTCATTcaggtttttcattttcttcttcgtGTACATCAGTCAGTTCGCCATCTACGTTATCCAGTGTATTGGCATCGCTGGTTGGGGCGCAAG TGGGTGGATCTCGGCTTTGACCGGCCTGAATCGCAGCATCCCAGTGGGCATTATCATGATCCTCATCGCTGCTCTCTTCACGTCGCTGGCTGTCATGTCCCTCATCATGTTCAAAAAG GTCCATGCGATGTACCGGACCACCGGCGCCAGCTTCGAGAAGGCCCAGCAGGAGTTTGCAACAGGCGTCATGACCAACAAGACGGTCCAGACGGCCGCCGCTAATGCCGCCACCAGGGCTGCACAAGGAAACTTCAAGGAGCAGATCTGA